Proteins encoded together in one uncultured Desulfosarcina sp. window:
- a CDS encoding 2-oxoacid:ferredoxin oxidoreductase subunit beta: protein MAVKDYIRERFFPHMWCPGCGHGVVLNGLIRAVEKLGMSRNEIVMVSGIGCSSRISGYMDFHTLHTIHGRALAFATGVKLSKPELNVIVPMGDGDALSIGGNHFIHAARRNIDITAIVMNNRIYGMTGGQYSPLTGPGMMATTAPYRNIDQGFDVVEMAKAAGATFVARTTTYHVQQMADIIREAILHDGFSVVEIMSQCPTYFGRKNKLGSAVDMMKRMKEITTPIGSKKKAENPELIERGIFLQEERPEYCSEYTKIIERAMGGK, encoded by the coding sequence ATGGCAGTCAAGGATTATATCCGCGAGCGGTTTTTCCCGCACATGTGGTGCCCGGGCTGCGGCCACGGGGTCGTGCTCAACGGGCTGATCCGGGCGGTGGAGAAGCTGGGCATGAGCCGCAACGAGATCGTGATGGTCTCGGGCATCGGCTGCTCGTCGCGCATCTCGGGGTACATGGACTTTCACACCCTGCACACGATCCACGGCCGGGCCCTGGCCTTTGCCACGGGGGTGAAGCTGAGCAAGCCGGAGCTGAACGTGATCGTGCCCATGGGCGACGGGGATGCGCTGTCCATCGGCGGCAATCACTTCATCCATGCGGCCCGGCGCAACATCGACATCACGGCCATCGTGATGAACAACCGCATCTACGGCATGACCGGCGGGCAGTATTCTCCGCTGACCGGTCCGGGCATGATGGCCACCACGGCGCCGTACCGCAACATCGACCAGGGCTTCGACGTGGTGGAGATGGCCAAAGCGGCCGGAGCCACCTTCGTGGCCCGCACCACCACCTACCACGTGCAGCAGATGGCGGACATCATCCGCGAGGCGATTTTGCACGACGGCTTTTCGGTGGTGGAGATCATGAGCCAGTGCCCGACCTATTTCGGCCGTAAGAACAAACTGGGCAGCGCGGTGGACATGATGAAGCGCATGAAGGAGATCACCACGCCCATCGGTTCGAAGAAAAAGGCCGAGAATCCGGAGCTGATCGAGCGGGGCATCTTTTTGCAGGAAGAGCGTCCGGAATACTGCAGCGAGTATACAAAAATCATCGAGCGGGCCATGGGAGGAAAGTGA
- a CDS encoding transporter substrate-binding domain-containing protein — MIFSLSMLHVAEAQTSPKPIVIASSWRLDTLTGKWLHMTYTEAFRRLNLPFEYKAYPSKRVTLMLNEGRVDGDAARVYSFGEHYPNVIRVEEPVGWASFVAYANDPTIRLDGWKSLKGTAYRVAYARGAHICEVRLPEVVNPENLFTVTRWLQGLKMLQAGRIDIFIAAENDILLMLESDEYKDFDIRKVGVMEQVFAHPYFLKKHRNLAQKFEAILKAMAEEGLIKAYRAKAFGE; from the coding sequence TTGATCTTCAGCCTCTCCATGCTGCACGTAGCCGAGGCACAGACCAGCCCCAAACCGATTGTCATTGCCTCTTCGTGGAGGCTTGATACCCTTACCGGAAAATGGCTCCATATGACGTACACAGAAGCCTTTCGACGGTTGAACCTACCATTTGAATACAAAGCGTATCCATCAAAACGAGTTACCTTAATGTTGAATGAAGGACGGGTTGATGGTGATGCCGCAAGAGTCTATTCTTTTGGCGAGCACTATCCCAACGTGATCAGAGTAGAAGAACCGGTTGGCTGGGCCAGCTTTGTCGCCTACGCCAACGACCCGACAATCCGTCTCGATGGATGGAAGAGTCTCAAAGGCACAGCATATCGTGTCGCCTATGCACGAGGCGCGCACATTTGTGAAGTCCGTCTGCCGGAGGTTGTCAATCCGGAAAATCTCTTTACCGTGACGCGATGGCTGCAAGGGTTGAAAATGCTTCAGGCCGGTCGCATCGATATTTTTATTGCGGCTGAAAATGACATCCTTTTGATGTTGGAATCAGATGAATACAAGGATTTTGACATCCGGAAGGTCGGTGTGATGGAACAGGTCTTCGCGCATCCCTATTTTCTCAAGAAACACCGCAATCTGGCTCAAAAATTCGAAGCGATACTGAAAGCCATGGCTGAAGAAGGTTTAATTAAGGCGTATCGAGCGAAAGCGTTTGGCGAGTAG
- a CDS encoding ATP-binding protein, producing MRTDKERNLLLKALDTFNRKIVVISKDFRILASAGVDELVGARSSSGKQCHKLFYHRPEPCENCPAKKVLASGKPSLRDLSTGTLSKQKRACLYAYPFKDDDGQDVFTIFNFELPALEGLEEELRRANSFLYNLLQSACDPVIASDKKGKIIIFNDEAAKVTGHTVQAALDHLNITAIYEGDGAREVMRHLRSEDHGGAGKLKKYHINAVGKEGQRIPISLYASIIYDEDGNECGSIGFFHDLRERIHIQNKLEKTQLQLIQSEKMASLGKLSAGVAHQLNNPLGGIILYSQLMLEDYDLEDNAREDLYRILKDAQRCRDTVKELLEFARQTRQFMKPQNINMAIDRTLYLIKNQTLFHNITIRKKMAPFIPMVMADAQQLGHVFMNIIINAAQAMEGSGTITIVTRESAAKDRVTIEISDTGPGIPEENLEHIFEPFYTTKEEGKGTGLGLSVVYGIIENHGGTIVARSVPGRGSTFTIEIPIVNETEKGVEHAEHA from the coding sequence ATGCGCACGGATAAAGAGCGGAACCTGCTGCTCAAGGCCCTGGATACATTCAATCGTAAAATCGTCGTTATCTCAAAGGATTTCCGTATATTGGCTTCCGCCGGCGTAGATGAACTCGTCGGTGCCAGATCCTCTTCGGGCAAGCAATGCCACAAGTTGTTCTACCATCGCCCCGAACCCTGCGAAAACTGCCCGGCCAAAAAGGTTCTGGCCTCGGGCAAACCCTCTCTTCGCGACCTTTCAACCGGGACGTTGAGCAAACAGAAAAGAGCCTGCCTGTATGCCTATCCCTTCAAGGATGACGATGGGCAGGACGTGTTTACGATCTTCAATTTCGAGCTGCCCGCTTTGGAGGGCCTCGAAGAAGAACTGCGGCGGGCCAACAGCTTTTTGTACAATCTGCTCCAAAGCGCCTGCGACCCTGTGATCGCCTCCGATAAAAAGGGAAAGATCATCATTTTCAACGACGAGGCCGCCAAGGTCACCGGCCATACCGTACAGGCGGCGCTGGATCACCTCAACATCACCGCGATCTACGAAGGCGACGGCGCCAGGGAGGTCATGCGGCATCTTCGCAGCGAAGATCATGGCGGCGCGGGCAAGCTGAAAAAATACCATATCAATGCCGTCGGTAAAGAGGGGCAGCGAATTCCCATCAGCCTATACGCGTCGATCATTTACGATGAAGATGGAAATGAGTGCGGCTCCATCGGTTTTTTCCACGATCTTCGCGAGCGGATTCACATCCAGAATAAACTGGAAAAAACCCAGCTTCAGCTCATTCAATCCGAAAAAATGGCATCCCTGGGTAAATTGTCGGCCGGGGTTGCCCACCAGCTGAACAACCCTTTGGGCGGGATCATTCTCTATTCCCAACTCATGCTGGAGGATTACGACCTCGAGGACAATGCCCGGGAGGACCTATACCGGATTCTCAAGGACGCCCAGCGGTGCCGGGACACCGTCAAGGAGTTGCTCGAGTTCGCCCGGCAGACCCGTCAGTTCATGAAGCCGCAGAACATCAACATGGCCATTGACCGCACCCTTTACCTCATCAAGAATCAGACGCTTTTCCATAACATCACCATCCGGAAAAAGATGGCGCCCTTCATTCCCATGGTAATGGCCGACGCTCAGCAGCTGGGTCACGTGTTCATGAATATCATTATCAATGCCGCCCAGGCCATGGAAGGCAGCGGCACCATTACCATTGTCACCCGGGAGTCCGCCGCCAAAGATCGGGTGACCATCGAGATTTCCGACACCGGTCCGGGGATTCCGGAAGAAAACCTGGAGCATATCTTCGAGCCGTTTTATACCACCAAGGAAGAGGGCAAGGGAACCGGGCTGGGCCTGAGCGTCGTGTATGGCATCATCGAAAACCATGGCGGCACCATCGTCGCCCGAAGTGTTCCCGGCCGCGGCAGCACATTTACCATCGAGATTCCCATCGTCAATGAAACTGAAAAAGGAGTTGAACATGCAGAGCACGCCTGA
- a CDS encoding 4Fe-4S dicluster domain-containing protein, giving the protein MSQPKEIFVKTERCVGCRSCIMACAVEHSASKTLFGAIAESPRPKSRVYVEWVAPDRKVPLVCRQCEDAPCMHACIAGAISRDADGVVRTDTDKCIGCWTCVMVCPYGVIGRHLETHKAYRCDRCPDREMPACVSACPTGALVYQTVPDYSGAVRKHASRELLNAEGG; this is encoded by the coding sequence ATGTCTCAGCCAAAGGAAATATTCGTCAAAACCGAACGATGTGTCGGATGCCGTTCCTGCATCATGGCCTGCGCGGTGGAGCACTCGGCCAGCAAAACGCTGTTCGGCGCCATCGCCGAAAGCCCGCGGCCCAAAAGCCGCGTCTACGTGGAATGGGTGGCCCCGGACCGGAAAGTTCCCCTGGTCTGCCGCCAGTGCGAAGACGCCCCCTGCATGCATGCCTGCATCGCCGGCGCCATAAGCCGTGATGCCGACGGTGTCGTGCGCACTGACACGGATAAATGCATCGGCTGCTGGACCTGTGTGATGGTCTGTCCCTACGGAGTCATCGGCCGTCACCTGGAAACGCACAAAGCCTATCGTTGCGACCGCTGTCCGGACCGCGAGATGCCCGCCTGTGTCAGCGCGTGCCCCACCGGCGCACTGGTTTATCAGACCGTTCCCGACTATTCCGGGGCCGTTCGCAAACACGCCTCCCGGGAGTTGCTCAACGCAGAAGGAGGTTGA
- the cooS gene encoding anaerobic carbon-monoxide dehydrogenase catalytic subunit, whose amino-acid sequence MAFSDKILEKSIDPTVHQMLDRAEQAGIETVWDRYEKMLPECGFGELGVCCRNCNMGPCRISPFEDEGPKKGICGATADIIVARNLIRMIAGGAAAHSDHGRDLAHTLLLTAEGKSGGYEIKDEAKLAALAKEYGIAADGRTKEEIALDLAKAVYAEFGKQEGPLQFTRRAPKKRVDQWQKMGIDPRGIDREIVEIMHRTHIGVDNDPVNLILQGLRASIADGWGGSMVATEISDVLFGTPEPVRSEANLGVLKADHVNIVAHGHEPVLSEMILAACSDPAMVAKAKGLGAKGINLVGMCCTGNELNMRHGIPLAGNFMQQELAVITGAVDAMIVDVQCIMPALGDLCECFHTQFISTSYKAKFPGAIHMQFNEENALSIAKEIVGSAVDNYANRVPEKVFIPEEKSECMVGFSAEAIIKALGGTLDPLLDAIKSGAVKGIAGVVGCNNPKIKHDLGHVGLVKELIKNNVLVVTTGCNAIATAKVGLMLPEAADQAGDGLKGVCQSLGIPPVLHMGSCVDISRILVVCAAAANALGVDISDLPVAGAAPEWMSEKAVSIGSYVVSSGIFTVLGTVPPVLGSPVVTEVLTQAANDVVGATFAVETDPVKGAGLMIAHMDAKRKALGI is encoded by the coding sequence ATGGCTTTCAGCGACAAGATTCTGGAAAAGAGTATTGATCCGACGGTCCATCAGATGCTCGACCGGGCCGAGCAAGCCGGTATCGAAACCGTCTGGGACCGCTATGAAAAAATGCTTCCCGAGTGCGGTTTCGGAGAATTAGGGGTGTGCTGTCGCAACTGCAACATGGGCCCCTGCCGCATCAGCCCCTTCGAAGATGAAGGGCCCAAAAAGGGAATCTGCGGGGCCACGGCCGACATCATCGTGGCCCGCAACCTCATCCGCATGATTGCCGGCGGTGCGGCGGCCCACTCCGACCACGGCCGCGACCTGGCCCATACCTTGCTGCTGACCGCCGAGGGAAAAAGCGGCGGCTACGAAATCAAGGACGAAGCCAAGCTGGCCGCCCTGGCCAAGGAGTACGGCATCGCCGCCGACGGCCGCACCAAGGAGGAAATCGCCCTGGATCTGGCCAAGGCTGTCTACGCCGAATTCGGCAAACAGGAGGGCCCGCTCCAGTTTACGCGTCGAGCGCCCAAAAAACGGGTGGACCAGTGGCAGAAGATGGGCATCGATCCCCGCGGCATCGACCGTGAAATCGTGGAGATCATGCACCGCACCCACATCGGCGTGGACAACGACCCGGTCAACCTGATCCTGCAGGGCCTCAGGGCCTCCATCGCCGACGGCTGGGGCGGCTCCATGGTGGCCACGGAAATCTCCGACGTTCTCTTCGGCACGCCGGAACCGGTGCGTTCCGAGGCCAACCTGGGCGTGCTCAAAGCCGACCATGTAAATATTGTGGCCCATGGGCACGAGCCGGTGCTTTCGGAGATGATCCTGGCGGCCTGCAGCGATCCGGCCATGGTAGCCAAGGCCAAGGGCCTCGGCGCCAAGGGCATCAACCTGGTGGGCATGTGCTGCACGGGCAACGAACTCAATATGCGCCACGGCATTCCTCTGGCCGGCAATTTCATGCAGCAGGAACTGGCCGTGATCACCGGAGCCGTGGATGCCATGATCGTGGATGTGCAGTGCATCATGCCGGCCCTGGGCGATCTTTGCGAATGCTTCCACACGCAGTTCATCTCGACCTCTTACAAAGCCAAGTTCCCGGGAGCCATACACATGCAGTTTAACGAGGAAAACGCCCTGTCCATCGCCAAAGAGATTGTGGGCTCGGCCGTGGACAATTATGCCAACCGGGTGCCCGAAAAGGTCTTCATCCCGGAAGAGAAATCCGAGTGCATGGTGGGGTTTTCCGCCGAAGCCATCATCAAGGCCCTAGGGGGAACCCTGGATCCCTTGCTGGATGCCATCAAGTCCGGCGCCGTCAAGGGCATTGCCGGCGTGGTGGGCTGCAACAACCCCAAGATCAAACACGATTTAGGGCATGTGGGCCTGGTGAAAGAATTGATCAAAAACAACGTGCTGGTGGTGACCACCGGCTGCAACGCCATCGCCACGGCCAAGGTGGGCCTGATGCTCCCCGAAGCGGCCGACCAAGCCGGCGACGGGCTCAAGGGCGTCTGCCAGTCCCTTGGGATTCCGCCGGTGCTTCACATGGGTTCCTGCGTGGACATCAGCCGCATCCTGGTGGTCTGCGCCGCCGCGGCCAATGCCCTGGGCGTGGACATCAGCGACCTGCCGGTGGCCGGTGCCGCTCCCGAGTGGATGAGCGAAAAAGCGGTCAGTATCGGGTCCTATGTGGTTTCATCGGGAATTTTCACTGTTCTCGGCACCGTTCCGCCGGTGCTGGGCAGCCCGGTGGTGACCGAAGTGCTGACCCAGGCCGCCAATGACGTAGTGGGCGCGACCTTTGCCGTGGAAACCGACCCGGTCAAAGGCGCCGGCCTGATGATCGCCCATATGGATGCCAAGCGCAAGGCCCTGGGAATATGA
- a CDS encoding GNAT family N-acetyltransferase, producing the protein MKIRKAELRDLPYLVDFTSEEAREAESTIKRPDTLRLGIEAALHDNSIALYWVMFDEQDHPIGSVSSVKEWSDWNAGYYWWIQSMYLKPDYRGKGLMAQLINAVNLEMIAQGGLELRLYVHSDNTIAKKAYEKAGFTYSKSVKSG; encoded by the coding sequence TTGAAGATAAGAAAAGCAGAGTTAAGAGATCTGCCGTATTTAGTGGACTTTACTTCGGAGGAAGCGCGCGAAGCAGAAAGTACCATAAAGCGTCCTGACACGTTGAGGTTAGGAATTGAGGCTGCGTTACACGATAATTCAATTGCTCTTTACTGGGTAATGTTCGATGAACAAGACCACCCTATAGGCAGTGTCTCGTCAGTAAAAGAGTGGAGTGACTGGAATGCTGGTTACTATTGGTGGATTCAGAGCATGTATTTGAAACCTGATTATCGTGGCAAGGGTTTAATGGCCCAGCTAATCAACGCAGTTAACTTAGAAATGATTGCACAAGGTGGATTAGAGTTAAGACTTTATGTACATTCAGATAACACTATAGCAAAAAAAGCTTATGAAAAAGCAGGTTTTACCTATTCAAAATCAGTAAAATCCGGTTAA
- a CDS encoding trimethylamine methyltransferase family protein, protein MNIKAKEAFHKGITLEKEVQFAKAKVIYEDLFSHVSDQTILEKVRGRLEDIDDLIAEKTIYQRIDENAKRVLAEIGVNIAENQVLMDLLMEADAVDFDNETALFIPLKQDYINRCLEQVPREMPGDPGMNTFGTGATSPFLKRAGDDELLPANREEYETIIRTVREQQDVVGIFSLPVACDKSTSLFEISQLMEKSYQGLKMIPTNTMSDDEVVFLKGKEHWVDGTSLMTSMSPMNNMVGSFLRSARTGNNLLLVDQSLAGISGPGSPESFLTFVHAQVLFMIVVAQTVNPGISCIHCGIPSIVDSGGNLSYSSPHQTFINAALARVNTWITGLPSSQTGGSTSLSDVTEQALTDSELSRNAMLKYGMHILRHAMGALGSLNFFSLEKFMEDCERERRSRIIFDSLPKDIGMIPMFFPADDQALAGIREIAEKGNPKNADHTLKNVDSFRLWEESINQAARKKLYYPQLNDIVIDSITDNA, encoded by the coding sequence ATGAATATAAAAGCAAAAGAGGCATTTCATAAAGGAATTACCCTGGAAAAGGAGGTGCAATTCGCCAAGGCCAAAGTGATTTATGAGGATCTCTTCAGCCATGTCTCCGACCAAACGATTCTGGAAAAAGTTCGAGGTCGGCTGGAAGACATCGACGACCTGATCGCAGAGAAAACGATTTACCAGCGCATTGACGAAAACGCAAAACGGGTGCTTGCGGAAATCGGTGTAAATATCGCCGAGAATCAAGTTCTTATGGATCTCCTTATGGAAGCGGATGCCGTGGACTTCGACAACGAAACGGCGCTGTTCATCCCCCTGAAGCAGGATTATATCAATCGCTGCCTGGAGCAAGTTCCCCGTGAAATGCCTGGAGACCCGGGAATGAACACGTTTGGCACCGGTGCGACATCACCCTTTCTTAAACGGGCTGGCGACGATGAACTACTTCCGGCCAATCGTGAGGAGTACGAAACCATCATCCGCACGGTGCGTGAACAACAGGATGTTGTAGGAATTTTCAGTCTGCCGGTGGCCTGCGACAAGAGCACCTCTCTCTTCGAGATCTCCCAATTGATGGAGAAAAGCTATCAGGGGCTCAAGATGATACCAACCAATACAATGAGCGATGACGAAGTGGTGTTTCTGAAAGGAAAGGAGCACTGGGTCGATGGCACCAGCCTGATGACCTCCATGTCGCCGATGAACAACATGGTTGGCTCCTTTTTGCGCAGCGCCCGCACGGGCAACAACCTTTTGCTGGTAGACCAGAGCCTTGCCGGAATTTCCGGCCCCGGCAGCCCTGAATCGTTCCTGACGTTTGTGCATGCCCAGGTTCTTTTCATGATTGTTGTCGCGCAGACCGTCAATCCGGGTATATCGTGCATACACTGCGGCATCCCCAGCATTGTCGATTCAGGCGGCAATCTTTCCTACAGTTCTCCCCACCAGACGTTCATCAACGCGGCCCTGGCGCGGGTCAACACCTGGATTACCGGTTTGCCTTCATCTCAGACCGGAGGCAGTACCAGCCTGTCTGATGTAACGGAACAGGCGCTGACCGATTCGGAATTAAGCCGGAACGCGATGCTTAAATATGGAATGCATATCCTGCGGCATGCCATGGGGGCGTTGGGCAGCCTCAACTTTTTCAGCCTGGAAAAATTTATGGAAGACTGCGAGCGAGAAAGGCGTTCGAGGATTATTTTTGACTCGCTTCCAAAGGATATCGGAATGATACCAATGTTCTTCCCCGCTGACGACCAGGCTCTTGCCGGAATCCGGGAAATTGCCGAAAAGGGCAACCCGAAAAATGCCGACCACACCCTGAAGAACGTGGATTCGTTTCGCCTGTGGGAGGAAAGTATCAACCAGGCTGCCAGAAAGAAACTTTATTATCCGCAACTCAATGATATTGTCATCGATTCGATCACAGACAATGCATAG
- a CDS encoding ATP-binding protein, whose translation MQSTPDPLTVLVVDDEKGIRDGSERIISRMDCHVLTAKNGEEGLDRIAKNDVAIVLLDLKMPGIDGMEVLKKIQDMERDILVIVITGFATIETAIEAMKRGAYDFIPKPFEPDQLRIVVNRAREKIQLKQEAQKLERQRRQTLADLGMEQSRIRTIIDSLPTGIVVTDAEARVVLMNPTFRRQLNLATDLATGEEISAYIPDKELCRLIGEISSGCHVDFDDIPSVEFSVGDDRFLMARGRPVLGERTQCLGAVVTVVDITNMKVLDRLKSEFVAKVSHELRSPLSTIHEQLALVINDLMGQLSESEEHLLSRAKEKTQGLISTIGDLLDLSRIESGSAQQEPKPVQLEDLLGNIVDFLGTRAKNKNQALSLESPAEPLPTIKADPLALESIFGNLITNAINYTQDGGTVTVQIDTTGIHLRVRVTDNGFGIEERYLDKIFDRFFRVKNDKTRFITGTGLGLPIVKGLVEALNGRISVESETDKGTTFTVLLPVG comes from the coding sequence ATGCAGAGCACGCCTGACCCCTTAACCGTTTTGGTGGTAGATGACGAAAAGGGCATCCGGGACGGATCGGAACGCATCATCAGCCGCATGGACTGCCATGTGCTGACGGCGAAAAACGGTGAAGAGGGACTGGATCGAATTGCGAAAAACGATGTGGCCATCGTCCTGCTGGACCTGAAGATGCCCGGCATTGATGGAATGGAGGTGCTCAAAAAAATTCAGGACATGGAGCGGGATATCCTGGTGATTGTCATCACCGGCTTTGCCACCATCGAAACCGCCATCGAGGCCATGAAGCGGGGGGCCTACGATTTCATCCCCAAACCGTTCGAGCCGGATCAGTTGAGAATCGTTGTCAATCGGGCCCGGGAAAAAATACAGCTCAAACAAGAGGCGCAGAAGCTGGAACGCCAACGGCGCCAGACCCTGGCAGACCTGGGAATGGAGCAAAGCCGAATCCGAACCATCATCGATTCGCTTCCCACCGGCATTGTGGTGACCGACGCCGAAGCACGGGTGGTGCTGATGAACCCGACGTTTCGCCGGCAGTTGAATCTCGCAACCGATCTTGCAACCGGAGAGGAGATTTCCGCCTACATTCCCGACAAGGAGCTGTGCCGGCTGATCGGGGAAATTTCCAGCGGCTGTCACGTGGACTTCGACGACATTCCTTCGGTGGAATTTTCCGTGGGGGACGACCGGTTTCTCATGGCCCGCGGCAGACCGGTGTTGGGCGAACGCACACAATGCCTGGGGGCGGTGGTCACCGTAGTCGACATCACCAACATGAAGGTGCTGGACCGGCTCAAGTCCGAATTCGTGGCCAAGGTCTCCCACGAACTTCGCAGCCCGCTTTCCACCATCCACGAGCAGTTGGCCCTGGTGATCAACGATCTGATGGGACAGCTCAGCGAGTCCGAAGAGCACCTGCTTTCCCGGGCCAAGGAAAAGACCCAGGGTCTGATCTCCACCATCGGCGACCTGCTGGACCTGTCGCGCATCGAATCGGGGTCCGCCCAACAGGAACCCAAACCGGTTCAACTGGAAGATCTGCTGGGCAACATCGTCGACTTTCTGGGGACCCGCGCAAAAAACAAGAACCAGGCACTCTCGCTGGAATCGCCGGCCGAACCGCTGCCTACTATCAAGGCCGATCCCCTGGCCCTGGAAAGTATATTCGGCAACCTGATCACCAACGCCATCAACTATACCCAGGACGGAGGCACCGTTACAGTGCAGATCGATACCACGGGCATTCACCTGCGCGTCCGGGTGACGGACAACGGCTTCGGCATCGAGGAGCGCTACCTGGACAAGATTTTCGACCGGTTTTTTCGGGTGAAGAACGACAAGACCCGGTTTATCACCGGAACCGGCCTGGGACTGCCCATCGTCAAAGGGCTGGTCGAGGCCTTAAACGGCCGCATCAGCGTCGAGAGCGAAACGGACAAGGGTACGACGTTTACTGTACTGCTGCCGGTGGGTTGA
- a CDS encoding FAD-dependent oxidoreductase, translating to MSRERSQYVIVGGSAAGMAAAHAIREKDSRGTITVFSAEADKPYFRPLIPFLVSGRKQPAEMALAGCGPYIGGDIEIRTGARVSKLDADARCVVLEDGSSHGYESVLLATGSRPYIPPDIEGTDAEGVFALRTLEDARRMAARLDRTRHAVMLGGGLLNLKAAFALLEQGVKVTLAVYSPEVLSQLMEPQDAALIRQALDDAGLSIITGVAATGIVADASGVTGVALNDGRELPCEMVCIGKGVRPNVEFLDGSGIRVEEGIVADRYTAASLPGTFAAGDVAVTYEPVSGKPVMTALWTNAVEMGRCAGLNMAGQRTAYGGTFGILNATQVADRPFVSMGVVHTGNGTSYEVHGKTTATTSRKLVFNEDGNRLVGAVFVGDITQAGLYRYIIREKMDVAPFKRQIIDHRLHYGHLLH from the coding sequence GTGAGCCGAGAACGAAGCCAATACGTGATCGTGGGCGGCAGTGCCGCCGGCATGGCGGCCGCTCACGCAATCCGCGAAAAGGATTCCCGGGGAACGATCACGGTGTTCTCCGCTGAGGCCGACAAGCCCTATTTCCGGCCCCTGATTCCCTTCCTGGTTTCGGGCCGGAAACAGCCGGCCGAGATGGCCCTGGCCGGCTGCGGGCCGTACATCGGTGGGGATATCGAGATTCGAACCGGTGCACGCGTATCCAAACTGGACGCCGACGCCCGCTGCGTTGTCCTGGAAGACGGCTCCAGCCACGGCTATGAATCGGTGCTGCTGGCCACGGGCAGCCGGCCCTACATTCCTCCCGACATCGAAGGCACCGATGCCGAAGGGGTATTCGCCCTGCGCACCCTGGAGGACGCCCGGCGCATGGCCGCACGGCTCGACCGCACCCGCCATGCCGTCATGCTCGGCGGCGGCCTGCTGAACCTCAAGGCCGCCTTCGCCCTGCTGGAACAGGGGGTGAAGGTGACCCTGGCGGTCTATTCTCCGGAAGTACTCAGCCAGTTGATGGAGCCCCAGGACGCCGCCCTGATCCGCCAGGCCCTGGACGATGCCGGTCTTTCTATCATCACGGGTGTGGCTGCTACCGGGATTGTCGCCGACGCTTCCGGCGTGACCGGGGTTGCGCTGAACGACGGCCGCGAGCTGCCCTGTGAGATGGTCTGCATCGGCAAAGGAGTGCGACCCAACGTGGAATTTCTGGACGGCAGCGGCATTCGGGTGGAAGAGGGGATCGTGGCCGACCGTTACACCGCCGCCAGCCTGCCGGGAACCTTTGCGGCCGGGGATGTCGCCGTTACCTACGAACCGGTTTCCGGCAAGCCCGTTATGACGGCCCTGTGGACCAACGCCGTGGAGATGGGCCGCTGCGCCGGCTTGAACATGGCCGGCCAACGGACCGCTTACGGCGGAACCTTCGGCATTTTAAACGCCACCCAGGTGGCGGACCGACCCTTTGTCTCCATGGGGGTGGTGCATACCGGCAACGGCACGTCGTATGAGGTCCATGGGAAAACCACGGCGACCACCTCGCGAAAACTGGTTTTCAACGAAGACGGAAATCGGTTGGTGGGGGCTGTGTTTGTCGGGGACATCACCCAGGCGGGCCTTTACCGGTACATCATCCGGGAAAAAATGGACGTCGCCCCGTTTAAGCGTCAGATCATCGACCACCGCCTGCATTACGGGCATCTGCTGCACTGA
- a CDS encoding 2-oxoacid:acceptor oxidoreductase family protein: MERCRMVFSGSGGQGVITAAIILAEAAVLHEGLEAVQTQAYGAAARGGATRSDVIVADSPIDFPKVIQPNVLVCLTQEAYTKFCDIIRPGGLLLTDPRYVTPQLKVDAIQRELPMYETVMDKIGKPIVFNICMLGAVVGLTGLVQPESIIKVLEQRIPSNFLEMNKQALDLGLEMGKRKK, encoded by the coding sequence ATGGAACGATGCAGGATGGTATTTTCGGGATCGGGCGGCCAGGGTGTGATCACGGCCGCGATCATCCTGGCCGAGGCCGCGGTGCTGCACGAAGGGCTGGAGGCAGTGCAGACCCAGGCCTACGGAGCGGCGGCCCGGGGCGGCGCCACGCGCTCGGATGTGATCGTCGCGGACAGTCCGATCGACTTTCCCAAGGTGATCCAGCCCAACGTGCTGGTGTGCCTGACCCAGGAGGCCTACACCAAGTTCTGCGACATCATCCGCCCCGGCGGCCTGCTGCTGACCGATCCGCGCTATGTGACGCCTCAGCTCAAGGTGGACGCCATCCAGCGGGAGCTTCCCATGTACGAGACGGTGATGGACAAGATCGGCAAGCCCATCGTGTTCAATATCTGCATGCTGGGCGCGGTGGTGGGCCTGACCGGCCTGGTGCAACCCGAGTCGATCATAAAAGTGCTCGAACAGCGCATTCCGTCCAACTTTCTGGAAATGAACAAACAGGCCCTGGACCTGGGGCTGGAGATGGGGAAACGCAAAAAATAA